Proteins encoded in a region of the Zea mays cultivar B73 chromosome 4, Zm-B73-REFERENCE-NAM-5.0, whole genome shotgun sequence genome:
- the LOC100276194 gene encoding Protein PEP-RELATED DEVELOPMENT ARRESTED 1 homolog, chloroplastic, giving the protein MDRSAATPPRTSDFASHRFVSKRRMFLSLAQSPACAVVSFPWRSSSQLIPRVPSRCTLACHAAVPKVPLPIASPASLGDDPSKWDPAECDALLRGGEQVASVLQEMVTLMEDMEMDGAFEQVAVELVAQGVIGKRVDEMESGFLMALDYMIQLAQKDTDDERKSILEVIKQTVLDHLTKKCPPHVQVVGLLCQTEKKESRHELLRRVAAGGGVFKNDKGLKCQIPGANLNDIANQADDLVESMESRDTIPDRKLLARLVIVREEARNMMGGGLLDERNDRGLTTLPEAEVNFLSKLVALKPGKALERMIKNVMNGRGEGADNVEQPSADSHSEQESLTGVLGRGSVSGHKPRPVRPGMFLETVSKVLGGVYASNTSGITAQHLEWVHQTTLKILQEMAF; this is encoded by the exons ATGGATAGATCTGCAGCAACCCCTCCCAGAACCTCTGACTTTGCTTCCCATCGCTTCGTTTCCAAGAGGAGAATGTTTCTCTCCCTTGCCCAGTCGCCTGCCTGCGCCGTCGTCTCCTTCCCATGGAGGTCCTCGTCCCAACTCATCCCACGGGTCCCCTCCCGCTGCACCCTCGCATGCCACGCAGCGGTGCCCAAAGTGCCCCTCCCCATCGCCTCGCCGGCCTCCCTCGGGGACGACCCTAGCAAGTGGGACCCCGCCGAGTGCGACGCTCTCCTCCGCGGCGGGGAGCAGGTCGCCTCCGTGCTGCAGGAGATGGTCACGCTG ATGGAGGACATGGAGATGGATGGTGCATTTGAGCAGGTTGCTGTGGAGCTGGTGGCACAAGGAGTTATTGGGAAGAGGGTGGATGAGATGGAGTCAGGTTTTCTTATGGCACTTGATTACATGATACAACTTGCACAGAAGGACACAGATGATGAG CGTAAGTCTATTCTTGAGGTAATTAAGCAGACAGTGCTAGACCATCTGACGAAGAAATGTCCTCCACAT GTCCAGGTTGTTGGGCTACTTTGCCAGACTGAAAAGAAAGAGAGCAGACATGAATTGTTGCGCCGCGTAGCTGCTGGTGGAGGTGTTTTTAAGAACGATAAAGGTCTTAAGTGCCAAATTCCTGGGGCAAATCTTAATGACATTGCAAATCAGGCAGATGATCTAGTAGAG TCAATGGAATCTAGGGACACCATTCCTGATCGAAAACTTCTTGCAAGATTAGTTATAGTAAGAGAAGAAGCTCGGAATATGATGGGAGGTGGCCTGTTAGATGAGAGAAATGATCGTGGTTTGACTACCCTCCCTGAGGCAGAG GTAAACTTTTTGAGCAAGCTCGTTGCTCTTAAACCTGGGAAGGCATTGGAAAGGATGATAAAGAATGTTATGAATGGCAGAGGGGAAGGTGCTGATAACGTTGAACAACCAAGTGCTGATTCACATTCTGAACAGGAGAGTCTAACAGGAGTATTAGGAAGG GGAAGTGTATCTGGCCACAAGCCACGGCCAGTCCGCCCTGGAATGTTCCTTGAGACTGTTTCCAAG GTCCTGGGTGGCGTATATGCAAGTAACACATCTGGTATTACAGCTCAACATCTGGAATGG GTACATCAGACAACACTCAAAATTCTTCAGGAAATGGCCTTCTAG